Proteins from a genomic interval of Medicago truncatula cultivar Jemalong A17 chromosome 3, MtrunA17r5.0-ANR, whole genome shotgun sequence:
- the LOC11423648 gene encoding abscisic acid receptor PYL8, translated as MEKMNGTENNGVFNSTEMEYIRRHHNQQPGENQCSSALVKHIRAPVPLVWSLVRRFDQPQKYKPFVSRCVVRGNLEIGSLREVDVKSGLPATTSTERLEVLDDNEHILSIRIIGGDHRLRNYSSIMSLHPEIIDGRPGTLVIESFVVDVPEGNTKDETCYFVEALIKCNLKSLSDVSEGHAVQDLTEPLDRMHELLISG; from the exons ATGGAGAAAATGAACGGAACTGAAAACAATGGAGTGTTTAACAGCACGGAGATGGAGTACATCAGAAGACATCACAATCAACAGCCAGGAGAGAATCAGTGTTCTTCTGCACTTGTTAAGCATATCAGAGCTCCTGTTCCTCTT gTATGGTCTTTGGTGAGGAGGTTTGATCAGCCGCAGAAATATAAACCATTCGTGAGCAGGTGTGTGGTGAGGGGAAACCTTGAGATTGGGAGTTTAAGAGAAGTTGATGTTAAGTCAGGGCTTCCGGCTACAACTAGTACTGAAAGATTGGAGGTCCTTGATGACAATGAGCATATTCTAAGCATCAGGATTATTGGTGGTGATCATAGGCTTAGG AACTACTCATCTATCATGTCCCTCCATCCAGAAATTATTGATGGAAGACCAGGAACCCTGGTAATTGAATCTTTTGTGGTAGATGTACCAGAGGGGAATACCAAGGATGAGACCTGCTACTTCGTTGAAGCCTTAATTAAGTGCAATCTCAAATCACTTTCAGATGTCTCAGAAGGACATGCTGTGCAGGACCTCACTGAACCACTTGATCGGATGCATGAGTTGTTGATAAGTGGCTGA